One window of Mus caroli chromosome 11, CAROLI_EIJ_v1.1, whole genome shotgun sequence genomic DNA carries:
- the LOC110305662 gene encoding T-cell-specific guanine nucleotide triphosphate-binding protein 1-like, with the protein MGQSSSKPDAKAHNMASSFNEFFKNFKMESKIISEETIDSIQSRIQEGDIQKVISIINAALTDIEKAPLNIAVTGETGAGKSTFINALRGIGHEESESAESGAVETTKDRKKYTHPKFPNVTIWDLPGVGTTTFKPEKYLKEMKFQEYDFFLIISSTRFRENEAQLAEAIKKMKKKFYFVRTKIDGDLWSEKKAKPSSYNREKTLEVIRSDCVKNLQSAKAASTRVFLVSSFDVAQFDFPSLESTLLEELPAHKRHIFVQCLPTITEPAIDRRRDVLKQTIWLEALKAGASATIPMMSFFHDDIEELEKILTHYRACFGLDDKSLENMAKEWSMSVEELESTIKSPHLLSSEPNESVAEKLVKTMEKIFAVTGGLVATGLYFRKSYYMQNYFLDTVTEDAKVLLKKKVFLQDSVDSE; encoded by the coding sequence ATGGGTCAGTCTTCTTCTAAACCCGATGCAAAGGCTCACAATATGGCCTCCAGCTTTAATGAATTCTTCAAGAATTTCAAGATGGAAAGCAAAATCATTTCTGAGGAGACCATCGATTCAATTCAGTCACGTATCCAAGAAGGAGACATCCAGAAGGTGATTTCTATAATCAATGCTGCCTTGACAGACATCGAGAAAGCCCCCCTGAACATCGCTGTGACaggggagacaggggcagggaaGTCCACGTTCATTAATGCCCTTCGGGGAATAGGACATGAGGAAAGTGAGTCAGCTGAGAGTGGAGCGGTGGAGACAACCAAGGACAGGAAGAAATACACCCACCCTAAGTTCCCTAACGTGACCATCTGGGATCTCCCTGGGGTCGGGACAACTACCTTCAAACCAGAAAAATATCTGAAGGAAATGAAGTTCCAGGAGTATGACTTTTTTCTGATCATCTCATCTACTCGCTTTAGAGAGAATGAAGCCCAGCTGGCTGAAGcaatcaaaaaaatgaaaaagaagttcTACTTTGTTCGGACCAAAATTGACGGTGATTTGTGGAGTGAGAAGAAAGCTAAGCCCAGTTCCTACAATAGGGAGAAAACCCTGGAGGTGATCCGAAGTGACTGTGTAAAGAATCTGCAGAGTGCTAAGGCAGCCTCTACTCGTGTCTTCTTAGTCTCCAGCTTTGACGTAGCACAGTTTGATTTTCCTAGCCTGGAGTCCACCCTTTTGGAAGAGCTGCCAGCACACAAGCGCCACATCTTCGTGCAGTGCCTCCCTACCATTACCGAGCCTGCTATTGATCGCAGGAGAGATGTCCTGAAACAGACAATTTGGCTGGAGGCTCTGAAGGCTGGAGCGTCGGCCACCATCCCCATGATGTCATTCTTCCATGACGACATTGAGGAACTTGAGAAGATCCTGACGCACTACAGGGCTTGCTTTGGGCTGGATGACAAGTCACTGGAAAACATGGCCAAGGAGTGGTCCATGTCTGTGGAAGAGCTGGAGTCCACCATTAAGTCACCCCATTTGCTGTCAAGTGAGCCGAATGAATCTGTGGCGGAAAAGCTGGTGAAAACCATGGAGAAAATTTTTGCCGTCACCGGCGGACTCGTAGCCACTGGCCTTTACTTTAGAAAGAGTTACTATatgcaaaattattttcttgacaCAGTGACAGAGGATGCTAAAGTTCTACTTAAGAAAAAAGTCTTTTTGCAGGACAGTGTGGACTCTGAGTAA
- the LOC110304899 gene encoding immunity-related GTPase family M protein 1-like, translating into MDLVTNLPQNIWKTFTLFINMANYLKCLISPSSKSMTAGESIYTSQNSSSPEVIEEIGKAVAEGNLQKVIGIAKDEIQSKSRYRVKIAVTGDSGNGMSSFINALRLIGHEEEDSAPTGVVRTTKKPACYFSDSHFPYVELWDLPGLGATAQSVESYLEEMQISTYDLIIIVASEQFSSNHVKLAITMQRMRKRFYVVWTKLDRDLSTSTFPEPQLLQSIQRNIRENLQQAQVRDPPLFLISCFSPSFHDFPELRKTLQKDIFSIRYRDPLETISQVCDKCISNKAFSLKEDQRLMKDLEAAVSPEDDTANLERGLETYQKLFGMDDGPLQQVARSTGRLEMGSRALQFQDLIKMDRRLELMMCFPVNKSLRFLESSWWYGLWNAVIRYFRHQRHKLIIEIVAKNTKTSLRKALKDSILPPEIH; encoded by the exons atggatttaGTCACAAACTTGCCACAAAATATCTGGAAG ACTTTTACACTTTTCATAAACATGGCAAATTATCTCAAGTGCCTCATCAGCCCGTCGTCTAAATCTATGACTGCTGGTGAGTCGATTTATACCAGCCAGAACTCATCCTCTCCAGAAGTCATTGAAGAAATTGGTAAGGCAGTGGCAGAGGGAAATTTACAGAAAGTGATAGGTATAGCCAAAGATGAAATTCAGAGTAAGTCAAGATACAGAGTAAAGATCGCTGTGACTGGGGACTCTGGCAACGGCATGTCATCTTTCATCAATGCCCTTAGGCTCATTGGACATGAGGAGGAGGATTCAGCTCCCACTGGGGTGGTGAGGACCACCAAGAAACCAGCCTGCTACTTCTCTGACTCCCACTTTCCCTATGTGGAGCTGTGGGACCTGCCTGGCTTAGGGGCCACAGCCCAGAGTGTGGAGAGCTACCTGGAGGAGATGCAGATCAGCACATATGACCTTATCATCATCGTAGCTTCTGAGCAGTTCAGCTCAAATCATGTGAAGCTGGCCATAACCATgcagaggatgagaaagaggtTCTATGTCGTCTGGACCAAGCTAGACAGGGACCTCAGCACAAGTACCTTCCCTGAACCCCAGCTACTGCAGAGTATCCAAAGGAATATCCGGGAGAATCTCCAGCAGGCTCAGGTGAGGGACCCTCCCCTATTCCTGATATCCTGTTTTAGCCCGAGTTTTCACGACTTCCCAGAGCTTAGGAAAACACTGCAAAAAGACATCTTCAGCATCAGGTACAGAGATCCCTTAGAGACCATTTCTCAAGTCTGCGACAAGTGCATCAGCAATAAGGCGTTCTCTCTGAAGGAGGATCAGAGGCTCATGAAAGACCTGGAGGCAGCTGTCAGCCCCGAGGATGACACTGCCAACCTGGAGAGGGGTCTCGAGACCTACCAGAAGCTCTTTGGTATGGATGATGGGCCACTTCAGCAGGTAGCTCGGAGTACAGGGAGACTGGAGATGGGCTCCAGGGCTCTGCAGTTCCAGGACTTGATCAAGATGGACAGGAGACTGGAGCTGATGATGTGTTTTCCCGTGAACAAGTCCCTCAGGTTTCTCGAAAGCTCATGGTGGTATGGCTTGTGGAATGCCGTCATCCGCTACTTCAGACACCAGAGACACAAGCTCATCATTGAAATAGTGGCTAAGAACACCAAGACCTCCCTGAGGAAAGCTCTAAAGGACTCTATCCTCCCTCCTGAAATTCATTGA